In Gossypium arboreum isolate Shixiya-1 chromosome 5, ASM2569848v2, whole genome shotgun sequence, a single genomic region encodes these proteins:
- the LOC108474274 gene encoding protein FAR1-RELATED SEQUENCE 4 isoform X1, protein MDSSIGTSDIILASHRELEFESHEAAYSYYKDYAKSVGFGTAKLSSRRSRVSKEFIDAKFTCIRYGNKQQSDDAINPRPSPKIGCKASMHVKRRQDGKWYVYSFIKEHNHELLPAQAHFFRSHRNVDPLKTDVGRKRKNLASVSKLFSAYQNIDFLEGYMRNQHDKGRSLVLEEGDAQVLLELLMHMQEENPKFFYAVDLNEEHRLRNVFWVDAKGMEDFSNFGDVVSFDTTYFTNKYKIPLVLFIGVNHHIQPTLLGCALIADETVYTFLWLMQTWFIAMGERAPQVMLTDQNNAIKAAVATVFPTTRHCFCLWHVLEKLPRHLEYLSLWHDSLMLKLDKCIYRSWTEDQFEKRWWKMVDKFHLREMQWVLSLYEDRKRWVPVFMRDISFAGFSTALRSDSLSSSFDKYVHGETSLREFIEHYRVILEDRYEEEAKADFNAWHETPELKSPSPFEKQISLVYTHEVFKKFQVEVLGAAACHLKKENEDQVPATYSVKDFEDNQNYMVEWNEAKSDIYCSCRSFEYKGYLCRHAIVVLQMSGVFNIPSKYILQRWTNAALSRLPISQKLDEVQSKVRRYNDLCRRAIILSEEGSLSQESYNLALSAIKEALKQCASVNNSVENEYRPNTSIIRADSCVERVSQCVNTQEKAADPRMTNTTKTCQSIETALERQINENNATRKGKQVSLAGAVNVGSQDGFHQMEMSDMRPTQLHNVMPPTQLHNMVPTMFTNVASTHFQNVAATHLHDNRLHR, encoded by the exons ATGGATTCTAGCATTGGCACAAGTGATATAATTTTAGCATCACACCGAGAATTGGAATTTGAATCACATGAAGCTGCTTATTCATACTACAAAGATTACGCCAAGTCTGTGGGCTTTGGCACTGCTAAATTGAGCAGTCGACGGTCCAGGGTGTCCAAGGAATTTATAGATGCTAAATTTACATGCATAAGATATGGAAATAAGCAACAGTCTGATGATGCCATTAATCCTCGGCCTTCTCCAAAAATTGGTTGTAAAGCAAGCATGCATGTGAAGAGAAGGCAGGATGGAAAGTGGTATGTTTATAGTTTCATAAAGGAGCATAATCACGAACTTTTGCCTGCCCAAGCACATTTTTTCCGAAGCCACAGAAATGTCGATCCACTTAAGACTGATGTTGGAAGGAAGCGGAAGAATCTGGCTTCAGTTTCTAAACTATTTAGTGCGTATCAAAATATTGACTTTCTGGAAGGTTATATGAGAAACCAGCATGATAAAGGACGGAGTTTGGTTTTAGAAGAGGGAGATGCTCAAGTACTTCTTGAACTTTTAATGCATATGCAGGAAGAAAACCCAAAGTTTTTCTATGCAGTTGATTTGAATGAAGAGCATCGATTGAGAAATGTATTCTGGGTTGATGCCAAGGGCATGGAAGATTTCAGTAACTTTGGTGATGTTGTGTCTTTTGACACTACATATTTCACAAACAAGTATAAAATACCTTTGGTACTCTTTATTGGAGTCAACCATCATATTCAACCCACATTACTTGGTTGCGCTTTGATTGCAGATGAAACAGTTTATACTTTTCTTTGGCTGATGCAAACATGGTTTATAGCAATGGGGGAACGGGCTCCGCAAGTGATGCTCACTGATCAGAACAATGCCATAAAAGCAGCTGTGGCTACTGTGTTTCCTACTACACGCCATTGTTTCTGTTTATGGCATGTGTTGGAAAAACTACCCAGGCATCTTGAATATCTAAGCTTGTGGCATGATAGTTTAATGCTAAAACTTGATAAATGTATTTATCGGTCTTGGACTgaggatcaatttgaaaaaaGGTGGTGGAAGATGGTTGACAAGTTTCATCTTAGAGAGATGCAGTGGGTTCTGTCTCTGTACGAAGATCGCAAACGGTGGGTTCCTGTCTTTATGAGGGATATATCTTTTGCTGGATTTTCTACCGCTTTACGCTCAGACAGTTTGAGTTCTTCATTTGACAAATATGTGCATGGAGAAACATCATTGAGGGAATTTATAGAGCATTATAGAGTAATCCTTGAGGACAGGTATGAAGAGGAAGCCAAAGCTGATTTTAATGCATGGCATGAAACTCCTGAGCTGAAGTCTCCATCACCTTTTGAAAAACAAATATCACTTGTATATACACATGAAGTTTTCAAGAAATTCCAAGTTGAAGTTTTGGGAGCTGCTGCTTGTCATCTTAAGAAGGAAAATGAAGACCAGGTGCCTGCAACATATAGTGTTAAGGACTTTGAAGATAATCAAAATTATATGGTTGAATGGAATGAAGCTAAATCAGACATATATTGCTCATGCCGCTCTTTTGAATACAAGGGCTACCTTTGTAGACATGCTATTGTTGTGCTTCAAATGTCTGGTGTGTTCAACATCCCATCAAAATATATTTTGCAACGGTGGACTAACGCTGCCTTGAGTAGGCTGCCAATCAGTCAGAAATTGGACGAGGTCCAATCTAAGGTCCGTCGTTACAATGATTTGTGTAGACGTGCCATAATATTAAGCGAAGAAGGTTCACTTTCTCAAGAGAGCTATAATCTTGCTCTATCTGCCATAAAAGAAGCTCTGAAGCAGTGTGCAAGTGTCAATAATTCGGTTGAGAATGAGTACAGACCTAATACCTCAATAATTCGTGCTGATTCTTGTGTTGAAAGAGTCAGCCAATGTGTAAATACTCAAGAAAAAGCTGCAGACCCTAGAATGACAAATACGACCAAGACTTGTCAAAGTATTGAGACTGCATTGGAGAGGCAAATTAATGAGAATAATGCAACTAGAAAAGGAAAG CAGGTATCTCTTGCGGGAGCTGTCAATGTTGGGTCACAAGATGGCTTTCACCAAATG GAGATGTCAGACATGAGGCCTACGCAGTTGCATAATGTGATGCCACCAACACAATTGCATAATATGGTGCCAACTATGTTTACAAATGTTGCATCAACACATTTTCAAAACGTGGCTGCTACACATTTGCACGACAACCGACTCCATCGGTAA
- the LOC108474274 gene encoding protein FAR1-RELATED SEQUENCE 4 isoform X2 — translation MDSSIGTSDIILASHRELEFESHEAAYSYYKDYAKSVGFGTAKLSSRRSRVSKEFIDAKFTCIRYGNKQQSDDAINPRPSPKIGCKASMHVKRRQDGKWYVYSFIKEHNHELLPAQAHFFRSHRNVDPLKTDVGRKRKNLASVSKLFSAYQNIDFLEGYMRNQHDKGRSLVLEEGDAQVLLELLMHMQEENPKFFYAVDLNEEHRLRNVFWVDAKGMEDFSNFGDVVSFDTTYFTNKYKIPLVLFIGVNHHIQPTLLGCALIADETVYTFLWLMQTWFIAMGERAPQVMLTDQNNAIKAAVATVFPTTRHCFCLWHVLEKLPRHLEYLSLWHDSLMLKLDKCIYRSWTEDQFEKRWWKMVDKFHLREMQWVLSLYEDRKRWVPVFMRDISFAGFSTALRSDSLSSSFDKYVHGETSLREFIEHYRVILEDRYEEEAKADFNAWHETPELKSPSPFEKQISLVYTHEVFKKFQVEVLGAAACHLKKENEDQVPATYSVKDFEDNQNYMVEWNEAKSDIYCSCRSFEYKGYLCRHAIVVLQMSGVFNIPSKYILQRWTNAALSRLPISQKLDEVQSKVRRYNDLCRRAIILSEEGSLSQESYNLALSAIKEALKQCASVNNSVENEYRPNTSIIRADSCVERVSQCVNTQEKAADPRMTNTTKTCQSIETALERQINENNATRKGKVSLAGAVNVGSQDGFHQMEMSDMRPTQLHNVMPPTQLHNMVPTMFTNVASTHFQNVAATHLHDNRLHR, via the exons ATGGATTCTAGCATTGGCACAAGTGATATAATTTTAGCATCACACCGAGAATTGGAATTTGAATCACATGAAGCTGCTTATTCATACTACAAAGATTACGCCAAGTCTGTGGGCTTTGGCACTGCTAAATTGAGCAGTCGACGGTCCAGGGTGTCCAAGGAATTTATAGATGCTAAATTTACATGCATAAGATATGGAAATAAGCAACAGTCTGATGATGCCATTAATCCTCGGCCTTCTCCAAAAATTGGTTGTAAAGCAAGCATGCATGTGAAGAGAAGGCAGGATGGAAAGTGGTATGTTTATAGTTTCATAAAGGAGCATAATCACGAACTTTTGCCTGCCCAAGCACATTTTTTCCGAAGCCACAGAAATGTCGATCCACTTAAGACTGATGTTGGAAGGAAGCGGAAGAATCTGGCTTCAGTTTCTAAACTATTTAGTGCGTATCAAAATATTGACTTTCTGGAAGGTTATATGAGAAACCAGCATGATAAAGGACGGAGTTTGGTTTTAGAAGAGGGAGATGCTCAAGTACTTCTTGAACTTTTAATGCATATGCAGGAAGAAAACCCAAAGTTTTTCTATGCAGTTGATTTGAATGAAGAGCATCGATTGAGAAATGTATTCTGGGTTGATGCCAAGGGCATGGAAGATTTCAGTAACTTTGGTGATGTTGTGTCTTTTGACACTACATATTTCACAAACAAGTATAAAATACCTTTGGTACTCTTTATTGGAGTCAACCATCATATTCAACCCACATTACTTGGTTGCGCTTTGATTGCAGATGAAACAGTTTATACTTTTCTTTGGCTGATGCAAACATGGTTTATAGCAATGGGGGAACGGGCTCCGCAAGTGATGCTCACTGATCAGAACAATGCCATAAAAGCAGCTGTGGCTACTGTGTTTCCTACTACACGCCATTGTTTCTGTTTATGGCATGTGTTGGAAAAACTACCCAGGCATCTTGAATATCTAAGCTTGTGGCATGATAGTTTAATGCTAAAACTTGATAAATGTATTTATCGGTCTTGGACTgaggatcaatttgaaaaaaGGTGGTGGAAGATGGTTGACAAGTTTCATCTTAGAGAGATGCAGTGGGTTCTGTCTCTGTACGAAGATCGCAAACGGTGGGTTCCTGTCTTTATGAGGGATATATCTTTTGCTGGATTTTCTACCGCTTTACGCTCAGACAGTTTGAGTTCTTCATTTGACAAATATGTGCATGGAGAAACATCATTGAGGGAATTTATAGAGCATTATAGAGTAATCCTTGAGGACAGGTATGAAGAGGAAGCCAAAGCTGATTTTAATGCATGGCATGAAACTCCTGAGCTGAAGTCTCCATCACCTTTTGAAAAACAAATATCACTTGTATATACACATGAAGTTTTCAAGAAATTCCAAGTTGAAGTTTTGGGAGCTGCTGCTTGTCATCTTAAGAAGGAAAATGAAGACCAGGTGCCTGCAACATATAGTGTTAAGGACTTTGAAGATAATCAAAATTATATGGTTGAATGGAATGAAGCTAAATCAGACATATATTGCTCATGCCGCTCTTTTGAATACAAGGGCTACCTTTGTAGACATGCTATTGTTGTGCTTCAAATGTCTGGTGTGTTCAACATCCCATCAAAATATATTTTGCAACGGTGGACTAACGCTGCCTTGAGTAGGCTGCCAATCAGTCAGAAATTGGACGAGGTCCAATCTAAGGTCCGTCGTTACAATGATTTGTGTAGACGTGCCATAATATTAAGCGAAGAAGGTTCACTTTCTCAAGAGAGCTATAATCTTGCTCTATCTGCCATAAAAGAAGCTCTGAAGCAGTGTGCAAGTGTCAATAATTCGGTTGAGAATGAGTACAGACCTAATACCTCAATAATTCGTGCTGATTCTTGTGTTGAAAGAGTCAGCCAATGTGTAAATACTCAAGAAAAAGCTGCAGACCCTAGAATGACAAATACGACCAAGACTTGTCAAAGTATTGAGACTGCATTGGAGAGGCAAATTAATGAGAATAATGCAACTAGAAAAGGAAAG GTATCTCTTGCGGGAGCTGTCAATGTTGGGTCACAAGATGGCTTTCACCAAATG GAGATGTCAGACATGAGGCCTACGCAGTTGCATAATGTGATGCCACCAACACAATTGCATAATATGGTGCCAACTATGTTTACAAATGTTGCATCAACACATTTTCAAAACGTGGCTGCTACACATTTGCACGACAACCGACTCCATCGGTAA
- the LOC108470570 gene encoding DNA damage-repair/toleration protein DRT100-like: MKTVFTIFSVLVSTVISTVNGCPPSDRAALLAFKAALHEPYLGIFNSWTGTDCCHNWYGVSCDPQSHRVADINLRGESEDPIFERAHRTGFMTGFMSPEICKLTRLSSLTIADWKGITGEIPKCITSLPFLRILDLIGNKLSGEIPADIGRLKRLTVLNVADNQLSGRIPSSLTSLSNLMHLDLRNNKISGPVPSKAGNLSMLSRALLSGNMISGPIPVSICRIYRLADLDLSMNKISGVIPPCLGKMAVLATLNLDCNMLMGTIPTTLLTSAIGNLNLSRNAMEGNIPDVFGLTSYFTVIDLSHNKLRGPIPRSLSAASYIGHLDLSYNHLCGRIPAGAPFDHLEASSFMYNDCLCGKPLGAC; the protein is encoded by the coding sequence ATGAAGACAGTCTTCACTATTTTCTCGGTACTTGTATCCACCGTAATCTCCACCGTCAACGGCTGCCCTCCGTCGGACCGCGCTGCGCTGCTAGCATTCAAAGCAGCTCTCCACGAGCCTTACTTGGGCATCTTCAACTCATGGACGGGCACCGACTGTTGCCACAACTGGTACGGCGTTAGCTGCGACCCACAGTCACATCGAGTCGCCGACATTAATCTCCGTGGTGAGTCCGAAGATCCCATCTTTGAGCGAGCTCACCGGACCGGTTTTATGACTGGTTTTATGTCTCCCGAAATATGCAAGCTAACTCGCCTCTCTAGTCTTACTATCGCTGATTGGAAAGGGATTACAGGCGAGATTCCTAAATGCATTACCAGTCTACCATTTCTTCGCATCCTTGATTTGATCGGTAACAAGCTTTCCGGAGAAATTCCTGCTGATATCGGCAGGTTGAAGCGTCTCACAGTTTTAAACGTTGCCGACAACCAATTATCGGGGAGAATCCCATCTTCATTGACCAGTTTATCAAACTTGATGCATTTAGATTTGAGGAACAATAAAATCTCGGGTCCAGTCCCCAGCAAAGCCGGGAATCTCAGTATGTTGAGCCGTGCTTTGTTGAGCGGCAATATGATTAGCGGACCGATCCCGGTGTCGATATGCCGAATTTATCGTCTCGCTGATTTGGACCTCTCGATGAACAAAATATCGGGGGTGATTCCTCCTTGTCTTGGGAAAATGGCGGTCCTGGCGACGTTGAATTTGGATTGCAACATGTTAATGGGTACGATACCGACAACCCTTTTAACTTCCGCCATCGGCAACCTCAACTTGAGCCGAAACGCTATGGAAGGTAACATTCCGGATGTTTTCGGGCTGACATCTTACTTCACGGTGATCGATTTGTCGCATAACAAGTTAAGGGGTCCGATCCCGAGAAGTTTGTCGGCGGCATCTTACATCGGGCACCTTGATTTGAGTTACAACCACCTATGCGGGCGGATTCCGGCGGGAGCACCGTTCGATCATCTGGAAGCATCCTCTTTCATGTACAACGATTGTCTTTGTGGTAAACCGCTTGGAGCTTGTTGA